A single region of the Corticium candelabrum chromosome 15, ooCorCand1.1, whole genome shotgun sequence genome encodes:
- the LOC134191111 gene encoding DNA topoisomerase 2-binding protein 1-like isoform X2 — MSSVETNVEKEEERDGILSFVASKSPSLLFKMAKRAAKTAGICTTTLVRRAVISDQQDRKTMVFVCDDIPSEVSHHLIDMKCKVIGPSVVCWCLKNQQPLPTGCLVRSMTMNGVHVSCSSLQQAEREKLYDQVKLMGGEVSKNLTSDVTHLVAGAVGSKKYRTAVGLGIPIMSQNWIMKCWEESKTRIISASDDQFSSMKCPAFLGCCICVTGIENRQNVKRIIEENGGTYSAWLFECIKQGLCLDEQLYPVSTNRTQSIAGASDGEGNDKQDEGKCNKEDRYHYDISDHGKQTTLIKSKFQHLDLEMDVSNLYLDGCRIAIRSSEKLKSDILLQIVNSGGGTRCHSISDSITHFVTDEVIESDCRLFEAMSSPPYIVSQEWLLACCESKQKVLEEGFMLSNKLKLIGMVSEPEELQSCVSDVSPDCITNGIEKYGSNGRDTDDIMEGYQQSGISSISIEEISCSANCPLKGKSFAIADVVTCQSDELVKQIVSHGGVMTEATLADILIVSIDSSISCFHSNQQLFTPLWLSRCIETGQHLDTSLHPLYQPIPIRADFNPFAGVVFCISQFVDLERDVLMQFIQLLGGTVQQQMLRKDKDNLKATNYLVLKEASGPKYEASKLWNVPAVSSQWIYECAQQKSLTNVEPFIIHEKVNSIPVASNVQEQRHTRKFQAGGRKSLGTALSSLSSNIRPQFDTADALQGLNSFTSGSGHGFYSADESILSSAYQSNVQTAISQIGHPVDSAGANSVYHTTATSSTVLSGVVLFVTKKLAKQQADLHDIAAALGSDYRFTYDESCTHVIHEGRLQSGGKEIRLAKENNKFIVSPHWLFACREGAKHLNEAAFPHTYNPRRSLTGICKKRDQLSWKVDDGYSNSSGKTNQLVETSYLSESVSLNSLVKPLNVESTRPDIDSLQGPSSEDREDFKRQIDELVSAAKNRRTSSRRKSHQNLSTSKTDRQHICGNKTIYSSSCKLGDTSWRESMSMATISYDDPSGREERERIIAQMEETVEVKTNEEIICQPENGNPSCYQRNQKRCLPASQKVALITSSDCTLGDVRKSQVLNSKENRLTPTPPAPPPIAVPIRPPGKTCSPLNCSLLLSQVASTSRTPVFQLSGLDRDEKMDYSALIETLGGKFYDYDYYVTSASHLVAGKASRTEKFMAMVAAGKWVLHKSYLEASRQAGKFVKEEQHEWGKEVSGKEKPTELAKAAKRWRVKINTEKSDDQMSGAFRGWRVLLAVDGPRKAGFQRLLEAGGATIVSSRPPFCDVHSATHAFINMKGQSLLLVDIAKLKSAGVLCLTPDYIGEYLVQPDSPDPSSFCAVMSQKLTTNKRQHTEGTAPGQVKKARLS; from the exons ATGAGCAGTGTGGAGACGAACGTCGAAAAGGAAGAGGAGAGAGACGGTATTTTGTCGTTCGTTGCATCTAAATCGCCGTCTTTATTATTCAAGATGGCAAAGCGAGCGGCAAAGACTGCTGGTATCTGTACAACAACTCTTGTAAGACGAGCGGTGATCAGTGACCAGCAGGACAGAAAGACGATGGTGTTTGTATGCGATGATATTCCGTCAGAAGTGAGTCACCATCTAATCGATATGAAGTGCAAAGTGATTGGGccatctgttgtttgttggtgtctTAAAAATCAACAACCACTTCCCACTGGATGTCTAGTGAGATCTATGACGATGAATGGCGTCCACGTGTCCTGCAGCAGTCTACAACAAGCTGAGCGTGAAAAGTTGTATGATCAAGTCAAATTGATGGGTGGAGAAGTGTCTAAGAATCTAACCAGTGATGTTACTCACCTTGTTGCTGGTGCTGTCGGCTCTAAGAAATACAGAACAGCAGTTGGATTGGGCATTCCCATTATGTCTCAAAATTGGATTATGAAGTGTTGGGAAGAAAGTAAAACAAGAATTATATCTGCTTCAGATGATCAATTTTCTAGCATGAAATGTCCTGCCTTCCTGGGGTGTTGCATCTGTGTCACTGGaattgaaaacagacaaaatgtcAAGAGAATTATAGAAGAGAATGGTGGTACATACTCAG CATGGCTTTTTGAGTGCATAAAACAAGGATTATGCTTGGATGAGCAGCTCTATCCAGTATCTACAAACAGGACGCAGTCTATTGCTGGTGCTAGTGACGGTGAGggaaatgacaaacaagaTGAAGGCAAGTGCAACAAAGAAGACAGATACCACTATGACATATCCGACCACGGAAAACagacaactttaattaaaagtaaattCCAACATCTTGATCTCGAGATGGATGTCAGTAATTTGTACCTAGATGGTTGTAGGATTGCTATTAGAAGTAGTGAGAAGCTGAAGAGTGATATCTTGCTTCAGATAGTGAATTCAGGTGGAGGTACTCGATGTCATAGTATCTCTGACTCTATCACGCATTTTGTCACCGATGAAGTGATTGAATCAGATTGTCGCCTTTTTGAAGCCATGTCTTCTCCACCATATATAGTATCACAGGAATGGTTGCTTGCTTGctgtgaaagcaaacaaaaagtaCTTGAGGAAGGTTTTATGCTGTCAAACAAATTGAAACTTATTGGTATGGTCAGTGAGCCAGAAGAATTACAAAGCTGTGTGAGTGATGTTTCACCTGATTGTATAACCAATGGTATAGAGAAGTACGGTAGCAATGGTAGAGACACTGATGATATAATGGAAGGATACCAACAGTCAGGTATCAGTTCTATTTCCATTGAAGAAATTTCCTGTTCGGCCAATTGTCCATTGAAAGGAAAATCGTTTGCTATTGCTGATGTTGTCACTTGTCAAAGTGATGAGTTAGTTAAGCAGATTGTATCACATGGAGGAGTGATGACTGAGGCTACATTAGCTGATATCCTGATTGTCAGTATCGACTCTAGCATTTCATGTTTTCATAGCAACCAGCAGTTGTTCACCCCCCTTTGGCTTTCTAGGTGTATTGAAACAGGACAACATCTTGACACTTCCCTTCATCCACTTTACCAGCCCATTCCAATCAGAGCTGATTTCAATCCATTTGCAGGTGTTGTTTTTTGCATTAGTCAATTTGTGGACTTGGAACGAGATGTGCTCATGCAATTCATTCAGCTGCTAGGCGGCACTgttcaacaacaaatgttaCGAAAGGACAAGGACAATTTGAAAGCCACTAACTATCTTGTGCTAAAAGAAGCCTCTGGTCCAAAATATGAAGCCAGTAAGTTGTGGAATGTACCAGCTGTCTCATCACAGTGGATTTATGAATGTGCTCAACAAAAATCACTTACAAATGTGGAACCATTCATTATTCACGAAAAGGTAAACAGTATACCTGTTGCAAGTAATGTACAGGAACAACGGCATACAAGGAAATTTCAAGCAGGTGGCAGGAAATCACTAGGAACAGCTCTGTCATCTCTGAGCAGCAACATTAGACCACAGTTTGACACAGCAGATGCATTGCAGGGACTAAACAGTTTTACGTCTGGTAGTGGACACGGTTTCTATTCTGCTGATGAATCAATACTTTCTTCAGCATATCAAAGCAATGTACAGACAGCTATCAGCCAGATAGGCCATCCAGTAGACAGTGCAGGAGCAAATAGCGTTTACCACACTACAGCTACCTCGTCTACTGTCCTGTCTGGTGTTGTCCTGTTTGTGACAAAGAAGCTTGCTAAGCAGCAAGCTGACTTGCATGATATTGCTGCAGCACTGGGAAGTGACTATCGATTCACATATGATGAGTCATGTACACATGTCATTCATGAGGGCCGATTGCAATCTGGAGGCAAGGAGATACGACTTGCTAAAGAGAACAATAAGTTTATTGTTTCTCCACACTGGTTGTTTGCATGTAGAGAAGGTGCAAAGCACCTTAATGAGGCAGCCTttccacacacatacaacccACGAAGGTCTCTGACAGGAATTTGCAAGAAACGGGACCAGTTGTCATGGAAGGTAGATGATGGGTACAGCAACAGTTCTGGCAAAACAAACCAGCTAGTAGAAACATCATATCTTTCTGAGTCTGTATCCCTGAACAGTTTGGTTAAACCCCTAAATGTTGAGTCTACAAGACCTGACATAGACAGCTTACAAGGACCTTCATCAGAAGACAGAGAAGACTTCAAGCGACAAATTGATGAACTTGTGTCTGCAGCGAAAAACAGAAGAACCAGCAGTCGGAGGAAATCTCATCAAAATTTGTCCACtagcaaaacagacagacaacacatttGTGGTAATAAGACAATTTACAGCAGCTCTTGTAAGCTAGGTGATACAAGCTGGAGAGAGAGTATGTCAATGGCTACCATCAGCTATGATGATCCCAGTGGACGTGAAGAACGTGAACGAATCATTGCACAAATGGAAGAAACAGTTGAGGTTAAAACAAACGAGGAAATTATCTGTCAACCTGAGAATGGAAATCCATCATGCTATCAACGTAATCAAAAGCGATGCCTTCCTGCCAGTCAGAAAGTAGCCCTCATAACTTCAAGTGACTGTACTTTGGGGGATGTCAGGAAGTCTCAAGTACTGAATAGTAAAGAAAATCGGCTGACACCCACTCCACCTGCTCCACCACCAATTGCTGTGCCTATTCGTCCACCCGGTAAAACATGTAGTCCCCTAAACTGCAGTCTCCTGCTCAGTCAGGTGGCAAGCACAAGCCGTACACCTGTGTTCCAACTGTCTGGTTTAGATCGAGATGAAAAAATGGACTATTCTGCTCTTATTGAGACTTTAGGAGGGAAGTTTTATGACTATGACTATTATGTGACATCAGCATCCCACCTTGTAGCAGGGAAGGCATCACGCACTGAAAAATTCATGGCAATGGTTGCTGCAGGAAAGTGGGTGTTGCATAAGTCGTATCTTGAGGCAAGTCGTCAGGCAGGAAAATTTGTCAAAGAAGAGCAGCATGAGTGGGGCAAAGAGGTTAGTGGAAAGGAGAAACCTACAGAGTTGGCAAAGGCAGCAAAAAGATGGCGTGTCAAAATA AACACTGAGAAAAGTGATGATCAGATGTCTGGTGCATTTCGTGGATGGCGAGTGTTACTAGCTGTTGATGGCCCTCGTAAAGCTGGATTTCAGCGTTTGCTAGAAGCAGGAGGAGCTACCATTGTGTCATCTCGTCCACCATTCTGCGATGTCCACTCAGCAACTCATGCCTTTATCAACATGAAAGGCCAGTCACTGTTACTGGTAGACATCGCTAAATTGAAATCAGCTGGTGTATTATGCCTGACACCAGATTATATTGGCGAGTATCTTGTACAACCAGACAGTCCAGATCCTAGCAGTTTTTGTGCTGTAATGTCACAAAAgcttacaacaaacaagcGACAACATACAGAAGGAACTGCACCGGGTCAGGTCAAGAAAGCACGCTTATCATAG
- the LOC134191111 gene encoding DNA topoisomerase 2-binding protein 1-like isoform X1, with protein MSSVETNVEKEEERDGILSFVASKSPSLLFKMAKRAAKTAGICTTTLVRRAVISDQQDRKTMVFVCDDIPSEVSHHLIDMKCKVIGPSVVCWCLKNQQPLPTGCLVRSMTMNGVHVSCSSLQQAEREKLYDQVKLMGGEVSKNLTSDVTHLVAGAVGSKKYRTAVGLGIPIMSQNWIMKCWEESKTRIISASDDQFSSMKCPAFLGCCICVTGIENRQNVKRIIEENGGTYSGELVMDKCTHLVASQRNGMKYEYALKWNLFVVSPAWLFECIKQGLCLDEQLYPVSTNRTQSIAGASDGEGNDKQDEGKCNKEDRYHYDISDHGKQTTLIKSKFQHLDLEMDVSNLYLDGCRIAIRSSEKLKSDILLQIVNSGGGTRCHSISDSITHFVTDEVIESDCRLFEAMSSPPYIVSQEWLLACCESKQKVLEEGFMLSNKLKLIGMVSEPEELQSCVSDVSPDCITNGIEKYGSNGRDTDDIMEGYQQSGISSISIEEISCSANCPLKGKSFAIADVVTCQSDELVKQIVSHGGVMTEATLADILIVSIDSSISCFHSNQQLFTPLWLSRCIETGQHLDTSLHPLYQPIPIRADFNPFAGVVFCISQFVDLERDVLMQFIQLLGGTVQQQMLRKDKDNLKATNYLVLKEASGPKYEASKLWNVPAVSSQWIYECAQQKSLTNVEPFIIHEKVNSIPVASNVQEQRHTRKFQAGGRKSLGTALSSLSSNIRPQFDTADALQGLNSFTSGSGHGFYSADESILSSAYQSNVQTAISQIGHPVDSAGANSVYHTTATSSTVLSGVVLFVTKKLAKQQADLHDIAAALGSDYRFTYDESCTHVIHEGRLQSGGKEIRLAKENNKFIVSPHWLFACREGAKHLNEAAFPHTYNPRRSLTGICKKRDQLSWKVDDGYSNSSGKTNQLVETSYLSESVSLNSLVKPLNVESTRPDIDSLQGPSSEDREDFKRQIDELVSAAKNRRTSSRRKSHQNLSTSKTDRQHICGNKTIYSSSCKLGDTSWRESMSMATISYDDPSGREERERIIAQMEETVEVKTNEEIICQPENGNPSCYQRNQKRCLPASQKVALITSSDCTLGDVRKSQVLNSKENRLTPTPPAPPPIAVPIRPPGKTCSPLNCSLLLSQVASTSRTPVFQLSGLDRDEKMDYSALIETLGGKFYDYDYYVTSASHLVAGKASRTEKFMAMVAAGKWVLHKSYLEASRQAGKFVKEEQHEWGKEVSGKEKPTELAKAAKRWRVKINTEKSDDQMSGAFRGWRVLLAVDGPRKAGFQRLLEAGGATIVSSRPPFCDVHSATHAFINMKGQSLLLVDIAKLKSAGVLCLTPDYIGEYLVQPDSPDPSSFCAVMSQKLTTNKRQHTEGTAPGQVKKARLS; from the exons ATGAGCAGTGTGGAGACGAACGTCGAAAAGGAAGAGGAGAGAGACGGTATTTTGTCGTTCGTTGCATCTAAATCGCCGTCTTTATTATTCAAGATGGCAAAGCGAGCGGCAAAGACTGCTGGTATCTGTACAACAACTCTTGTAAGACGAGCGGTGATCAGTGACCAGCAGGACAGAAAGACGATGGTGTTTGTATGCGATGATATTCCGTCAGAAGTGAGTCACCATCTAATCGATATGAAGTGCAAAGTGATTGGGccatctgttgtttgttggtgtctTAAAAATCAACAACCACTTCCCACTGGATGTCTAGTGAGATCTATGACGATGAATGGCGTCCACGTGTCCTGCAGCAGTCTACAACAAGCTGAGCGTGAAAAGTTGTATGATCAAGTCAAATTGATGGGTGGAGAAGTGTCTAAGAATCTAACCAGTGATGTTACTCACCTTGTTGCTGGTGCTGTCGGCTCTAAGAAATACAGAACAGCAGTTGGATTGGGCATTCCCATTATGTCTCAAAATTGGATTATGAAGTGTTGGGAAGAAAGTAAAACAAGAATTATATCTGCTTCAGATGATCAATTTTCTAGCATGAAATGTCCTGCCTTCCTGGGGTGTTGCATCTGTGTCACTGGaattgaaaacagacaaaatgtcAAGAGAATTATAGAAGAGAATGGTGGTACATACTCAGGTGAGCTTGTCATGGACAAGTGCACTCATCTTGTCGCTAGTCAACGGAATGGCATGAAGTATGAGTATGCCTTAAAATGgaacttgtttgttgtgtctccAGCATGGCTTTTTGAGTGCATAAAACAAGGATTATGCTTGGATGAGCAGCTCTATCCAGTATCTACAAACAGGACGCAGTCTATTGCTGGTGCTAGTGACGGTGAGggaaatgacaaacaagaTGAAGGCAAGTGCAACAAAGAAGACAGATACCACTATGACATATCCGACCACGGAAAACagacaactttaattaaaagtaaattCCAACATCTTGATCTCGAGATGGATGTCAGTAATTTGTACCTAGATGGTTGTAGGATTGCTATTAGAAGTAGTGAGAAGCTGAAGAGTGATATCTTGCTTCAGATAGTGAATTCAGGTGGAGGTACTCGATGTCATAGTATCTCTGACTCTATCACGCATTTTGTCACCGATGAAGTGATTGAATCAGATTGTCGCCTTTTTGAAGCCATGTCTTCTCCACCATATATAGTATCACAGGAATGGTTGCTTGCTTGctgtgaaagcaaacaaaaagtaCTTGAGGAAGGTTTTATGCTGTCAAACAAATTGAAACTTATTGGTATGGTCAGTGAGCCAGAAGAATTACAAAGCTGTGTGAGTGATGTTTCACCTGATTGTATAACCAATGGTATAGAGAAGTACGGTAGCAATGGTAGAGACACTGATGATATAATGGAAGGATACCAACAGTCAGGTATCAGTTCTATTTCCATTGAAGAAATTTCCTGTTCGGCCAATTGTCCATTGAAAGGAAAATCGTTTGCTATTGCTGATGTTGTCACTTGTCAAAGTGATGAGTTAGTTAAGCAGATTGTATCACATGGAGGAGTGATGACTGAGGCTACATTAGCTGATATCCTGATTGTCAGTATCGACTCTAGCATTTCATGTTTTCATAGCAACCAGCAGTTGTTCACCCCCCTTTGGCTTTCTAGGTGTATTGAAACAGGACAACATCTTGACACTTCCCTTCATCCACTTTACCAGCCCATTCCAATCAGAGCTGATTTCAATCCATTTGCAGGTGTTGTTTTTTGCATTAGTCAATTTGTGGACTTGGAACGAGATGTGCTCATGCAATTCATTCAGCTGCTAGGCGGCACTgttcaacaacaaatgttaCGAAAGGACAAGGACAATTTGAAAGCCACTAACTATCTTGTGCTAAAAGAAGCCTCTGGTCCAAAATATGAAGCCAGTAAGTTGTGGAATGTACCAGCTGTCTCATCACAGTGGATTTATGAATGTGCTCAACAAAAATCACTTACAAATGTGGAACCATTCATTATTCACGAAAAGGTAAACAGTATACCTGTTGCAAGTAATGTACAGGAACAACGGCATACAAGGAAATTTCAAGCAGGTGGCAGGAAATCACTAGGAACAGCTCTGTCATCTCTGAGCAGCAACATTAGACCACAGTTTGACACAGCAGATGCATTGCAGGGACTAAACAGTTTTACGTCTGGTAGTGGACACGGTTTCTATTCTGCTGATGAATCAATACTTTCTTCAGCATATCAAAGCAATGTACAGACAGCTATCAGCCAGATAGGCCATCCAGTAGACAGTGCAGGAGCAAATAGCGTTTACCACACTACAGCTACCTCGTCTACTGTCCTGTCTGGTGTTGTCCTGTTTGTGACAAAGAAGCTTGCTAAGCAGCAAGCTGACTTGCATGATATTGCTGCAGCACTGGGAAGTGACTATCGATTCACATATGATGAGTCATGTACACATGTCATTCATGAGGGCCGATTGCAATCTGGAGGCAAGGAGATACGACTTGCTAAAGAGAACAATAAGTTTATTGTTTCTCCACACTGGTTGTTTGCATGTAGAGAAGGTGCAAAGCACCTTAATGAGGCAGCCTttccacacacatacaacccACGAAGGTCTCTGACAGGAATTTGCAAGAAACGGGACCAGTTGTCATGGAAGGTAGATGATGGGTACAGCAACAGTTCTGGCAAAACAAACCAGCTAGTAGAAACATCATATCTTTCTGAGTCTGTATCCCTGAACAGTTTGGTTAAACCCCTAAATGTTGAGTCTACAAGACCTGACATAGACAGCTTACAAGGACCTTCATCAGAAGACAGAGAAGACTTCAAGCGACAAATTGATGAACTTGTGTCTGCAGCGAAAAACAGAAGAACCAGCAGTCGGAGGAAATCTCATCAAAATTTGTCCACtagcaaaacagacagacaacacatttGTGGTAATAAGACAATTTACAGCAGCTCTTGTAAGCTAGGTGATACAAGCTGGAGAGAGAGTATGTCAATGGCTACCATCAGCTATGATGATCCCAGTGGACGTGAAGAACGTGAACGAATCATTGCACAAATGGAAGAAACAGTTGAGGTTAAAACAAACGAGGAAATTATCTGTCAACCTGAGAATGGAAATCCATCATGCTATCAACGTAATCAAAAGCGATGCCTTCCTGCCAGTCAGAAAGTAGCCCTCATAACTTCAAGTGACTGTACTTTGGGGGATGTCAGGAAGTCTCAAGTACTGAATAGTAAAGAAAATCGGCTGACACCCACTCCACCTGCTCCACCACCAATTGCTGTGCCTATTCGTCCACCCGGTAAAACATGTAGTCCCCTAAACTGCAGTCTCCTGCTCAGTCAGGTGGCAAGCACAAGCCGTACACCTGTGTTCCAACTGTCTGGTTTAGATCGAGATGAAAAAATGGACTATTCTGCTCTTATTGAGACTTTAGGAGGGAAGTTTTATGACTATGACTATTATGTGACATCAGCATCCCACCTTGTAGCAGGGAAGGCATCACGCACTGAAAAATTCATGGCAATGGTTGCTGCAGGAAAGTGGGTGTTGCATAAGTCGTATCTTGAGGCAAGTCGTCAGGCAGGAAAATTTGTCAAAGAAGAGCAGCATGAGTGGGGCAAAGAGGTTAGTGGAAAGGAGAAACCTACAGAGTTGGCAAAGGCAGCAAAAAGATGGCGTGTCAAAATA AACACTGAGAAAAGTGATGATCAGATGTCTGGTGCATTTCGTGGATGGCGAGTGTTACTAGCTGTTGATGGCCCTCGTAAAGCTGGATTTCAGCGTTTGCTAGAAGCAGGAGGAGCTACCATTGTGTCATCTCGTCCACCATTCTGCGATGTCCACTCAGCAACTCATGCCTTTATCAACATGAAAGGCCAGTCACTGTTACTGGTAGACATCGCTAAATTGAAATCAGCTGGTGTATTATGCCTGACACCAGATTATATTGGCGAGTATCTTGTACAACCAGACAGTCCAGATCCTAGCAGTTTTTGTGCTGTAATGTCACAAAAgcttacaacaaacaagcGACAACATACAGAAGGAACTGCACCGGGTCAGGTCAAGAAAGCACGCTTATCATAG
- the LOC134191112 gene encoding mitochondrial thiamine pyrophosphate carrier-like — protein MPTLLQIFPHAGCQFGFYELFRIIWNLWHGSTNVLSPVVPISESLVCGASAGICSKAVVYPLDLVKKRLQIQGFEIARARFGVVRQYNSLHHALQLILKEEGILGLYKGFMPSVLKAGMAVGVTFASYELCCSFIRSYRTWTPYIV, from the exons ATGCCTACACTACTGCAGATATTTCCCCATGCAGGTTGCCAATTTGGATTCTATGAGTTGTTCAGAATCATATGGAATTTGTGGCACGGCAGCACCAATGTT CTCAGCCCTGTTGTACCAATATCAGAGAGCCTTGTTTGTGGAGCCAGTGCTGGCATTTGCAGTAAGGCTGTCGTTTATCCCTTGGATCTAGTCAAGAAACGACTACAA ATACAAGGATTTGAAATTGCAAGAGCACGTTTTGGTGTAGTCCgacaatacaacagtcttCATCATGCTTTGCAGCTCATTCTCAAAGAAGAAGGCATTTTAGGACTGTACAAAGGTTTCATGCCAAGTGTGCTAAAG GCGGGAATGGCAGTTGGGGTGACATTTGCAAGTTACGAACTGTGCTGTAGTTTTATTCGAAGTTACAGAACCTGGACACCATACATAGTGTAA
- the LOC134190850 gene encoding inner centromere protein-like: protein MQSSLCYWAQTGRSSCYYDSGMFVHTANERDRNIDYEHHKNVKIASVHGIAMPQATDLFVTTAKHQNEDRVSETSSVESSSGLEQTADPLTTCMNDQWNDTVSQFTTLTLYVPSQEQKDGKPGIPDMKQEDVHVTDTVSSEQATYRLALDQQEVEATIATAVSPVVLSTRIPTKGTLHGTPLSTKTAMPPLKQDVQIVYNETEQQDNKLSPISQFSNYFTGVQGQEPHSCHSPVQLMQQEAADESNHLVSISKQIENHQSGTPVDSTTSITVNLVNGQPQTSVDYESGQSIFPLHHGKVCTVTPASRGISTRLDLRTETVVKNLVTTVKSFVVRNTPTKDQQLHKMSRFKEAVEQKKRKISEYQRELQAKRLKRNEDMKKKREEQSRQVRERRLAMQRAKQEKAKQAMVSKVRLVAENSERIRHVREEQCKSKKEIYEKKAQECEERRKQGEEQRVKHLNEDSCKMVLEPHKKVGDCKADKVAAQLNRVREEAEKNRSKLKEIFASAKMDVTANMAAVPLLSHSGQSSQDHNDTFSIPKSAAAQNLTITPGLVHKVAELVSYEMTPVQLDDSDDDFDENDPNSNRMIPKWARSSSVASAISKQCQGETAEMIFSPSGLATCDLTKIFERQRPRYHKRTSSAVWTHSSPIVYRNY from the exons ATGACTCAGGTATGTTTGTGCATACAGCAAATGAAAGAGATAGAAACATTGATTATGAGCATCATAAAA ATGTGAAAATTGCATCTGTACATGGAATTGCTATGCCGCAGGCTACTGATTTATTTGTCACCACTGCCAAACACCAAAACGAAGATCGTGTTAGCGAAACATCTTCTGTAGAAAGTAGTTCAGGGCTGGAGCAGACTGCTGATCCTTTGACTACATGTATGAATGACCAGTGGAATGACACTGTATCTCAGTTTACTACCTTGACATTATATGTGCCCTCTCAAGAGCAGAAAGATGGCAAGCCTGGCATCCCTGACATGAAACAGGAAGATGTTCATGTTACAGATACTGTGTCTTCAGAGCAGGCTACTTATCGTTTGGCACTTGATCAGCAAGAAGTAGAAGCTACAATTGCAACAGCTGTGTCTCCAGTGGTTTTGTCTACACGAATACCAACAAAAGGAACCCTACATGGAACACCTTTGTCTACAAAAACAGCTATGCCACCATTGAAACAGGATGTTCAAATCGTCTACAATGAAACAGAGCAACAAGACAACAAGCTAAGTCCAATCTCGcaattttcaaattatttTACTGGTGTTCAAGGGCAAG AACCACATTCTTGTCATTCGCCAGTTCAGTTGATGCAACAAGAAGCTGCAGATGAAAGTAATCATTTGGTTTCTATTTCCAAGCAGATTGAAAACCATCAATCGGGAACACCAGTGGACTCTACAACATCAATTACAG TTAATCTTGTCAATGGTCAACCACAAACATCAGTTGACTATGAGAGTGGTCAGTCAATCTTCCCATTACATCATGGCAAA GTCTGTACAGTGACTCCTGCAAGCAGGGGCATTTCAACACGATTAGATTTGCGAACAGAAACAGTTGTGAAGAACCTTGTAACAACTGTGAAGAGCTTTGTGGTAAGGAATACACCCACCAAGGACCAACAACTTCACAAGATGAGTAGGTTTAAGGAGGCTGTGGAgcagaagaaaagaaaaatcaGTGAATACCAACGTGAGTTGCAAGCCAAACGATTGAAAAGGAATGAGGATATGAAAAA GAAACGGGAAGAACAAAGCCGCCAAGTGAGAGAGCGTCGACTGGCAATGCAAAGGGCCAAACAGGAGAAAGCAAAGCAAGCAATGGTAAGCAAAGTTAGACTGGTAGCAGAAAACAGTGAAAGGATACGACATGTGAGAGAGGAACAGTGCAAGTCAAAGAAGGAAATTTATGAGAAAAAAGCACAGGAGTGTGAAGAGAGAAGGAAGCAGGGAGAGGAACAAAGAGTGAAGCATTTAAATGAAGACAGCTGCAAAATGGTATTGGAACCTCACAAGAAAGTTGGTGACTGTAAAGCAGATAAAGTAGCAGCACAATTGAATAGGGTTCGTGAAGAAGCAGAGAAAAACAGatcaaaattgaaagaaatttTTGCATCTGCCAAAATGGATGTAACTGCAAATATGGCTGCTGTTCCATTGCTTTCACATAGTGGGCAGTCAAGTCAGGATCACAACGACACATTCAGCATTCCGAAATCTGCAGCTGCCCAAAACTTAACCATAACACCAGGACTTGTGCATAAGGTGGCTGAACTTGTGTCATATGAAATGACTCCTGTTCAATTGGATGATTCAGATGATGACTTTGATGAAAATGATCCTAATTCTAACAGGATGATTCCAAAATGGGCTCGTTCCTCATCAGTTGCTTCTGCCATTTCCAAGCAATGTCAAGGTGAAACTGCTGAGATGATCTTTTCACCTAGTGGCCTAGCAACTTGTGATCTGACAAAAATTTTTGAGCGCCAACGGCCTCGCTACCACAAAAGGACCAGCTCTGCTGTGTGGACTCATTCTTCTCCCATAGTTTACAGAAACTACTAA